One genomic segment of Arachis duranensis cultivar V14167 chromosome 4, aradu.V14167.gnm2.J7QH, whole genome shotgun sequence includes these proteins:
- the LOC107483659 gene encoding galactan beta-1,4-galactosyltransferase GALS2-like, with the protein MQYRNKEMAKELKLLLLLLLITLFLLCLCSTLFLQFFPSRRLTISLSHEPFQTSIIKRLFNPYGWAAYNFITMGAYRGGLNTFAIIGLASKPLHVYSNPTYECIWFSSSSSSQKPISTVGYKILPDFGFGRVYTAVVVNCTFSEPVNGNNTGGKLVLRASTNGGGDTNFNVADTIDVLNESPNAVNFSIFTSPPKYDYYYCGSPIYGNLNPQRIREWIAYHVKFFGPKSHFVIYDAGGVHKQVLEVLKPWMELGYITLHDIRDQERFDGYYHNQFTVVNDCLHRYKFMAKWMFFFDVDEYIYIPPNNTLKSVMDSQSEYSQFTFFQMPMSSNICLSYDYGKTYRKWGFEKLVYKNSKKGIRWDRKYAAQPRNLHASGVHWSLDLEGQTKHETKGIIMYYHYHGTIAENIESCKIYANSTQFIYEKTPYVLDTTMRDIAGDIKKFELRMIGPRLQKILQ; encoded by the exons ATGCAGTACCGAAACAAAGAGATGGCCAAGGAATTGaaactccttcttcttcttcttctcataaCGCTGTTTCTACTGTGTCTCTGTTCAACATTATTCCTTCAGTTCTTTCCTTCTCGTCGCTTAACTATCTCACTCTCCCATGAACCCTTCCAAACCAGCATCATAAAACGCCTCTTTAACCCATACGGTTGGGCAGCATACAACTTCATCACTATGGGAGCATACAGAGGAGGCCTCAACACCTTTGCCATTATCGGTCTTGCCTCCAAGCCCCTCCATGTCTATTCCAATCCCACCTATGAATGCATttggttttcttcttcttcctcctctcaaAAACCAATCTCCACAGTTGGATACAAGATCCTTCCAGACTTCGGTTTCGGCAGGGTCTACACTGCTGTGGTCGTCAACTGTACTTTCTCAGAGCCTGTCAATGGCAATAACACCGGTGGGAAGCTAGTGCTCCGTGCCTCAACTAATGGTGGTGGTGACACTAATTTCAATGTTGCCGATACAATAGATGTTCTCAATGAATCTCCCAATGCCGTCAACTTTTCCATTTTTACTTCGCCACCAAAATATGATTACTATTACTGTGGTTCTCCCATCTACGGAAATCTCAACCCTCAGCGTATCCGCGAATGGATTGCTTACCATGTGAAATTCTTTGGTCCAAAGTCGCATTTTGTGATCTATGATGCTGGCGGCGTTCACAAGCAGGTTCTTGAGGTATTGAAGCCATGGATGGAGCTTGGGTACATAACTTTGCATGACATAAGGGACCAAGAGAGGTTTGATGGTTACTACCATAATCAGTTCACTGTGGTGAATGATTGTTTACATAGATATAAATTCATGGCAAAGTGGATGTTCTTCTTTGATGTTGACGAATATATATACATTCCACCAAACAATACTCTTAAGTCTGTTATGGATTCGCAATCTGAATACTCTCAGTTCACCTTTTTCCAGATGCCGATGAGTTCAAATATTTGCCTCTCTTATGATTATGGCAAAACTTACAG aaaatggGGTTTTGAGAAGCTGGtgtacaagaactcaaagaaaGGAATTAGATGGGACAGAAAATATGCAGCGCAACCTCGTAACTTGCATGCATCTGGGGTTCACTGGTCGCTGGATTTGGAAGGGCAAACGAAACACGAAACCAAAGGGATAATCATGTACTACCATTACCATGGAACCATAGCAGAGAACATAGAATCATGCAAGATCTATGCAAATTCAACACAATTCATATATGAGAAAACCCCCTATGTTTTGGACACTACCATGAGGGATATTGCTGGGGATATCAAGAAATTTGAGCTCCGGATGATTGGACCCAGGCTACAGAAAATTCTACAATGA